The stretch of DNA ttttgtattttttttagtagagacgaggtatcaccatgtcggccaggctggtctcaaactcccgacctcaggtgatccacctgcctcagcctcccaaagtgctgggattacaggcatgagccaccgcgcccagccacgcccagctaatttttgtattcttggtagagtcagggtttcatcatgttggccaggctggtgttgtcctgacctcaagtgatctgcccacctcagcctcccaaacagaatttattgtttttattatttttaagaactcCAAGTCCTGCCAGGGCAGGGTGGtttacacctgttatcccagcactttgggaggccaaggcggacagatcatttgaggtcgggagtttgtgaccagcctggccaacttggtgaaaccccatctctactaaaaacacaaaaattaggtcgggtgtggtggctcacgcctgtaatcctagcattttaggaggccgaggtggttggattacttgaggtcaggagtttaagaccagcctggccaacatggtgaaacctcatctctactaaaaatacaaaaattagctgggcgtggtggcgggtgcctgtaatcccagctactcaggaggctgaggcaggataattgcttgaacccggggggcagaggttgcagtgagccgagatcgcaccagtgcactccagcctgcacgacagagcaagactctgtttcgaaaaaaaaaaaaatacaaaagttagctaggcttggtggtgggcacctgtaataacagtgactcgagaggctgaggcaggagaattgcttgaatccgggaggcggaatttgcagtgagctgagatcacaccactgcactccagcctgggtgacagagccaggttctatctcaaaaaaaaaaaaaaaaaaaaagaactctaagTCCTTCATTTCTAAGTCAAGAAGAGGACATTTCTGTCATTTCGGGGATCTCAGATTTTGCAGCTCATTTGAATTTCacagtaaaatttaaaaggaCTGGTGTCTGGATCCCAGGCAGGATCATTTGCATCCGTATAATGGAGTTTGCTGAGGTGCTGAGGGAGACATCAGTACCTTGAAATTGCCCTACATGATTAAATCTGTAAGctaattgtgtcttttttttttttaatttgagacggagtcttgctctgtcgcccaggctggagtgcagtggcgcgatctcagctcactgcaagctctgtctcctgggttcacgccattctcctgcctcagcctcccgagtagctggaactacaggcccccaccaccacgcccagctaattttttttgtattttttagtagagacggggtttcacagtgttagccaggacggtctcagctcctgacctcatgatcctcctgctttggcctcccaaagtgctgggattacaggcatgagccaccgcacccggccctaattGTGTCTTAAACTTCCTAGTCCCAGGTCCAAATTGGCAAAATAGCCAGTATTTCTCTGCATCCCCAAAGATCAAACCAGGAGGATTTACACAAGGAAAAGATTGtgaaaaatcataagaaaaaactGAGTAGTCACTGCAGAGACCAAGGCTgcagaaattgtatttttttatctgTTTATCTATTAGGTgttgggtgtttgtttgtttgttttgagacaaattctcactctcaccccggctggagtgcagtggcgtgatctcagatcactgcaacctccacctcccaggttcaagggattcatgtagctcagcctcccaagtagctgagattacaggtgcccaccaccatgcctggctaatttttgtatttttagtagaaacagggtttcatcatgttggccaggctggtctcgaactcctggcctcaaccaattcacctgcctcggcctctcaaagtgctgcgattagaggcgtgagccactgcacccaggtgtgtggggtttttttgttttttggggttttttttgtttttttttttttgagacagagtctccctctgttgctcaggctggagtgcagcggcgctatctcggctcactgcaagctccacctcccaggttcacgccattctcctgcctcagcctcccaagtagctgggactacaggtgcccaccaccatacccggctattttttgtatttttagtagagacagggtttcaccgtgttacccaggatggtcttgatctcctgacctcgtgatccacccgccttggcctcccaaagtgctgggattacaggcgtgagccactgcgcccagcccgtgTTGTctttaattgtatgtatttaaggcATACATGATGTTTTGATGCACGTATATGTAGCGAAATGATTACTACAATGAAGCAATGGAACATATCTGTCTCCTGATGTAATtacctttgtgtatgtgtgtgtagaaagAGTAGCTGAAATCTACTCTTTCGGCAAATTCCCAGTATACAAGGCGATATTCATGAGCTTGCTTTTATGGGGTGGAAGTTTGCTACAGATTGGCCATAAGCGGGAGTTTATATCTCAGTCTCTTTTCCTCAATTGTTATTGGCATAGAACTTACATAGAGCAAAGTGCAAAAAATCAGACACGTACATCTTCATGAACTTTCACAAACTGAACGCACTCATGCCCAGCACTGAAATCAATGAATAGAATAGCGGATTCATCCCCAGGTGCCTTTTCCTGCCACCCCATCCTACCTCCCACAAAGGCACCCTCTGTTGTAGCAGCACCTAGGATTAGTTTGGCTGGTTTTTGTTTCACGTGTAGGGAACCACATGGTATGCACTGTCTTGGGTTTGGATTAACCTCAGCTTTGAGAGATCAAGGCTTAAGGTTGTGCCGGTTGTCATTTGTGAGTTCTGATTGCTGTGAGAAGATCCGATGGGTGCAGATGCCCCAGTATTTATTCATTCTCCTGCTGTTCATTGGCTGGTTTCTGACAAGAGCTATTATGACTGCAGGTTCTGTGCCCCTCAGAACATGAAATTGGTGGGCACGCATGCACAATGTTGAGATAAATGCTGTGTGCAAGGGAAGAGGGTAGATGTATATACAGCTTTTGgggtttgtttgagacggaatatcgatctgttgcccaggctggagtgtagtggcacgatctcggctcactgcaaccctcgcctcccaggttcaagcgattctcccgcctcagcctcccaactagctgggattacaggcacccaccatcaggcctagctaatttttgtatttttgtggagatggtgtttcaccatgtttgcctggctggtcttgaattcctgatctcaggtgatctgcctgcctcagcctcccaaagtgttgggattacaagcgtgagccaccacctgtttgttcttttgagacagtctctctctcacccaggctggagtgcactggcgcaatcttgtctcaccgcaacctccacctctgggttcaagcaattctcctgcatcagcctcccgagtagctgagactacaggcgtacgccatcatgcctggctaatttttttgtattttcaatagagaggaggtttcaccatgttggccaggctggtctcaaactcctgacctcaagtaatccgcgcgcttcagcctcctgaagtgctgggattacaggcgtaagccactgtgcccagcctacagcttttgtttttgagacagggccttgctctgtcacccaggctggagtgcagtagctcaatcacaactcactacagccttgatctcctgggctcaagtgatcctcccacttcagcctcctaagtagatgggactacaggcaggcatcaccatgcctgacaatgcttattttttactttttgtagagagaagTTCTTCCTATGTTGTCCAAGTTGGTTCTAgactactgagctcaagtgatcctcccacctctgcttcccaaaatgctgggattacaggcataaaccaccatgcctggccctatacAGCTTTAATAGATGTTTGCATATAGTTTTCCAAAGCGGTTATTCCAATTTAAACTCCCACTATCCTTACAGGAAAGACTGGTCCCTCCATAATCTAGTCAGCACTTGGTGTTTCTGCGTTTTTCCCTTTAGCTAAGTTGATATCTATataatagtatctcattgtaatttttatttttttagcattTCCCTGAAGCTAAAAGGGTTAAACATTTGCTCAAATTTTGCTGGtcatttaggctgggcgcggtagctcatgcctgtaatctcagcaatttgggaggccaaggcgggtggatcacttgaggtgaggagttcaagaccagcctgggcaacacggtaaaaccctgtttctactcaaaatacaaaaattagctggacgtggtggtgggagcctgtaatcccacctactcaggaggctgaggcaggagaatcgcttgaacccagaaggcagagttgcggtgagccaagactgtgccactgcactccagcctgggtgacagaacaagactccacctgaaaattaataataataatactactaATAATTTTTTACGGTCACTTGTTTATATTGTTTTGTGTAGGATCCATTCAAGTTTTTCACCCAGTTTCAagtgtgttttcattatttttctctgtttgtttgacattattcttttttttttaaatattaaaaattttttttatatatactctgGCTTGATGTACTTTCCTGGGGGTACAGAATCAACACCTCTTCCCCCACTCCGGTTTTCCACACTTTCTCTCTTACTGATGTATTTGAATGAATAGTTGCTCTTAATGTATCTTAATATGGTTCAAATTTGaattttctcctttctatttAGAGTTTCATTGTATCAAGAAGGCAGATTGTCTCCTCATTGACTGTGAAGCTCTTCTTCTACCTAGTTTTTAATTAAAGTTATTTACTGTGTTTTATACTTAGAACTGAAACTAAGAGTATaagaaattaggccaggcacggtggctcacgcctgtaatcctagcactttgagaggccaaggcaggtgaatcacttgaggtcagtagttcgagaccaccctggccaacatggtgaaaccccgtctcgacaaaaaatacaaaaataagctgggtgtggtggcatgtgcctatagtcccagctacttgggaggctgaagtaggagaatcattgaacccgggaggcagaggttgcagtgagccgagatcatgccactgctctccagcctgggtgacagagtgagaccccatctccaaagaaagaaagaagggaaggaaggaaggaaaattaaaatgagactGAACCTAGAAAAAAGGTAGATTAGCAAAGTGGAACAAGGTTCAAGAGCAAATATTCCCACCAAAGCATGAACAACATTGGAAAATTCAGAGACAAGTGGGATGTGATTAAAAGAAGAGTAGAGAGAACTTGGACAAGAATGGATATCAGAAGTGAAGGATACATATGCACCTTCCAAACCAATGAAAGACATCAACCCACAGATGCAATTGACTCCACACCCTCTAGGCAAAGGAAATACACAGGAAGCAATAATGAGCTACACTGTGGCCTACAAACCAACCACAACGAGAAAGAGTTGAGAGAATGTGGAAACCAAAGAAGCAAGGAAAAGCCTGACAGCTGACATCTCAACACAGGTAAAATGAGATAGACATCAGTGGGGCACCATTTCTAATATGCTGAAAGAAATTCCTCAAACCAGACACCCGTACCTGACAGCAATATTGCCCCCAAATAAGGATGCCTAAATAAAAGTGTAAAGGAAAACAATTAGTTATTAGCAGcattgaattagaaaaaaaatactagaatgaATTCTCAAGTCCACAGGGAAATAATCCCAGATCGAATGCTACAAATGCAGAAAGGAACAAAGATGAATGCACAAGATAATCTGTAGGTAAATATTAGTGCATATTGCTTTATGAAGCAATACTAGAAATATCTCCTGGAGAGTGAAATATGTGTAGAATTAATATGCATGAGAATGGTAATACAAAAGTCAGAAACAgctaaaaagagaattaaaagtgTTCTAAAGTATTAGCATTTTGTGGGAGGGGTTAAAGTAATTAATTGTATCAGAGTATATGATTTAATTATTAGCATAACTACACAGATTTGTATGGCTGTAACTAGCAAGTTCATGGagacaacaataaaataataaacatatttaattcaAAGTCAGTCAAGTAAAGGCAAAAGGAACGTGAATCAGTTAAGTCAAAACCTAGGAAAAATGAGATGATTGAAACAATTTCAAATGTACtggtaattatattaaatgtaaatgcacaaaatagaacttttttttttttttgagatggagtctcactctgtcgcccatgctgagctgcagtggtgcgatctcggctcaccgcaacctctccctcccaggttcaagcgattctcctgcctcagcctcccgagtagctgggattacaggtgcatgccaccacaccagggtaagttttgtatttttagtagaaatggggtttcaccttgttggccaggctggtgtcgaactcttgacctcaggtgatctacctgccttggtctcccaaagtgctgggattacaggcgtaagccacctctCCCGGCCAAAGTAGTAATTTCTTTGCAACAACTGTGTGATATATTCTATAGGATTGTGAATAAAAGTTTTgggctttcttttcttaaagaacatttaaatggtctttagtttttgttattaaatcaaatattacgtgaacatttatgtacatagACAATTCCATTCCTATTTCTGTAGAAAGTATTCAAAGATGTTTGGAAGACTGGGAGAAAAAGGGAAACATATCTAAAATGCTGATATTAACTGTAAATAGcaccccgccacacacacacacgtattaaATTCTTTCTCTACTAACACTCTGTGTAGGTAACACCACATTGgtttctgtataaagatttagaaATGCCTCAAATCCAATGGGCGGAGACAGGGTGTTCCCTGTGGATTATCCACTGATTGCATTATCACTCGCTTTCTCTATAAAAAGGGGAACCAGATGCAGAAGTCACTGCATTTTCCGGCAAGCCAAGGGTTGTCTGCATCTCAAGAGTGGGGTCAGCAAGAGAAACTCTACGGCTATGGGAGAGCCTGCGTTCACCTCTTTTCCGAGCCCACCTGTTCTGGTGAGTACGGGAATTTtattgattacaggcatgtccatatgtgtcctttttctttctgtaagacAGCTTTACAGTTAGCAGTGGGTTGTTCTTAAAACTGGATGTTGTGGAAAGTTATACCTCAGgtgttaatatttgttgaataatgttCAAAGTATTCTCATTTTTGCCCATGAAACTGTATGGGGATAATAGCTttgatttagttttaaaaatccaacatCACTAGGAAAGGGAAGAAGTATTATCTGGCCTTGCAGTCTTCAAATTGTCTCCCTCTCTGGAAAGCTCCTGAACCAGAAATTGCTTGGtccgtttttttaaaaaaacaaaaaacaaaaaaaattagttctctGGTAAAATTTCAGGATGAGTTGCTTATTCCCTAAACTCACTGTCACGATTCATTGTAgtgaatttcttttctgttcctctgtttctcctccctccatccctctctgTCACTCCCTTCTTCTTCATCATGGAACTTACTTACATCTGATATTCCACCAGAAATTTGTTTATGGTGCGTTTATTATGTCTTCCTTCTCACCAAGATGAAAATCAACAGAGTGGTGATTTCTGAAGTTTACTTCTGGATCAGGGGTTCTACTGCACAGCTTGGCACATCATAAGTGCCCTGTAACTAAGGGCACTAAATAATTTTCCCTCCAAAGGGGAACATCTTGGATCAGTATTAATCTTTATGCCAGGGGTACTGTAAGGGGTAGTATTAATCTTTATGCCaggacaacaaaaaatgaaatgagaaggacAGAAACGAAGGCTTTAAAATGGAAAGTGCACTGATGAGGTTTGTGGGGGAAACAGCTTTATGAGACTAGAGTCTTCCAATTGAGTTAGAGCAAGAAAGGACGTCAAATCTTAGGAGGTGCCTGATCATCTTTCTCAGTACGTCATCAAAAGATTCTCTCATGGTATAACTCCAGTTAATGGAGCTtattagaaacagaaagcaacatGGTGTTGCTGAGGTTTTTCTTCATGAGCAGGAGGTGTTCAGGTGAAGGTGGGATCTGGGTGTGGCAGTGAGTATTTAAGGTGGCGAGTgcatgatttctttggaaaccagAGAGTCAAGGAGCTGTGAAAATGATGTTGTGTCCTGAAGCACAGCAGAAAGAGATACAGAGAAGCCTGAGGTCTTGGTGAACAGGGAAGTCTGGGATCCCGGTGTCCTGTTGGGGATGGGTTAGGAGGCACCAGCATCTGTGTAGCTGCCAGtggcagggaagagaagagaggggtGTCCtctgaggaggatgaggagggacaAGGTCTGGAACTGGCCCTGGGTCATGACCTTGAGCATTTAGTCCTTGACTCGCATCAGCCCGATGAGGTCCCAGGACCCAGTGTCAATACCTGGAGCTCCTGCCAGCAGCATGAGTGTCACACGGAGAAATGCAGACTCTAGGGTCCACCCCAGACTTACTTGGGTTCAGGTCCACATATCTGACTTTAGCAAACCCTGAGGATGTACACTGCCATTTGAGACACATTTCCCCACAAAGAGAGGCTGCTGGGAAGATTCCACCGAGCTGAGAGAAGCCCCCCACAGCTGATCTTCTCCTGTCTCCATTTGgttgaaatttcacattttcttttcttttgaaaggggAAGCTCAAAAGAAACATGATGCCCTGGGCTTTACAGAAGAAACGAGAAATCCACATGGCCAAGGCCCATCGGAGACGAGCTGCGAGGTCTGCTCTCCCCATGAGACTCACCAGCTGCATCTTCCAGAGGCCGGTGACAAGGATCAGGTCTCATCCTGACAACCAGGTCAGACGCAGAAAAGGGGATGAGCACCTGGAGAAGCCGCAGCAACTCTGCGCCTACCGGAGATTGCAGGCCCTGCAGCCCTGCAGCAGCCAAGGAGAAGGTTCAAGTCCACTGCATTTGGAGAGCGTCTTAAGTATCCTTGCACCGGGGACGGCCAGTGACTCTCTGGACAGAGCTGGTGCTGAGCGTGTGTGCAGCCCGCTTGAGCCCACCCCTGGGCGGTTTCCAGCTGTGGCAGGGGGGCCAACCCCAGGAATGGGTTGTCAGCTCCCACCGCCCCTCTCTGGCCAGTTGGTGACTCCTGCAGATATCCGGAGACAGGCCAGGAGGGTGAAGAAAGCCAGGGAGAGACTGGCCAAGGCCTTGCAGGCAGACAGGCTGGCCAGGTGGGCAGAAATGCTGACATGTAGATGAAGCGCAGTCCTGGGCTTTCGGTCCCTTTCTTTTAATGCCCATCGTCATTCCTACTCTGAATTGTCACACTTCTCCCTTCCCCACCAGTTCTTTAATAAAAGTATTTGAAAGGCAACAAGTGTAAGGAGTGGATGGTTTTGTGGTGAGATATTGGGTTTTATGGGATGGGGAAGGAGACCTTTACATGTCATTGTACATCTCAGTTTCTGTTTACCACGATTTtaattaattatgtttttttgtttgtttgtttgttttgagacggagtcttgctctgttgcccaggctggagtgcaatgacgtgatctcggctcactgcaacctccacctcccaggttcaagcaattctcctgcctcagccttccaagttccaagtagctgggattacaggcgcctgccaccacatccggctattttttgtattttttttagtagagacgaggtatcaccatgtcggccaggctggtctcaaactcccgacctcaggtgatccacctgcctcagcctcccaaagtgctgggattacaggcatgagccaccgcgcccagccacgcccagctaatttttgtattgttggtagagtcagggtttcatcatgttggccaggctggtcttgtcctgacctcaagtgatctgcccacctcagcctcccaaacagaatttattgttattattatttttaagaactcCAAGTCCTGCCAGGGCAGGATGGTTTACACCTGttatcccatcactttgggaggccgtggcggacagatcatttgaggtcgggagtttgtgaccagcctggccaacttggtgaaaccccatctctactaaaaatataaaaattacgccgggtgtggtggctcacgcctgtaatcctaacggcactttaggaggccgaggtggttggatcacttgaggtcaggagtttaagaccagcctggccaacatggtgaaacctcatctctactaaaaatacaaaaattagctgggcgtggtggcgggtgcctgtaatcccagctactcaggaggctgaggcaggataattgcttgaacccggggggcagaggttgcagtgagccgagatcgcaccagtgcactccagcctgcacgacagagcaagactgtttcgaaaaaaaaaaaaaaaatacaaaagttagctaggcttggtggtgggcacctgtaataacAGTGACTcgagacgctgaggcaggagaattgcttgaatccaggaagcggaatttgcagtgagctgagatcacaccactgcactccagcctgggtgacagagccaggttctatctcaaaaaaaaaaaaaaaaaaaaaaaagaactccaagTCCTTCATTTCTAAGTCAAGAAGAGGACATTTCTGTCATCTCGGGGGTCTCAGATTTTGCAGCTCATTTGAATTTCacagtaaaatttaaaaggaCTGGTGTCTGGATCCCAGGCAGGATCATTTGCATCCATATAATGCAGTTTGCTGAGGTGCTGAGGGAGACATCAGTACCTTGAAATTGCCCTACATGATTAAATCTGTAAGctaattgtgtcttttttttttttaatttgagacggagtcttgctctgtcgcccaggctggagtgcagtggcgcgatctcagctcactgcaagctctgtctcctgggttcacgccattctcctgcctcagcctcccgagtagctggaactacaggcccccaccaccacgcccagctaattttttttgtattttttagtagagacggggtttcacagtgttagccaggacggcctcagctcctgacctcatgatcctcctgctttggcctcccaaagtgctgggattacaggcgtgagccaccgcacccggccctaattGTGTCTTAAACTTCCTAGTCCCAGGTCCAAATTGGCAAAATAGCCAGTATTTCTCTGCATCCCCAAAGATCAAACCAGGAGGATTTACACAAGGAAAAGATTGtgaaaaatcataagaaaaaactGAGTAGTCACTGCAGAGACCAAGGCTgcagaaattgtatttttttatctgTTTATCTATTAGGTgttgggtgtttgtttgtttgttttgatacaaaTTCTCActctcaccctggctggagtgcagtggcgtgatctcagatcactgcaacctccacctcccaggttcaagggattcatgtagctcagcctcccaagtagctgagattacaggtgcccaccaccatgcctggctaatttttgtatttttagtagaaacagggtttcatcatgttggccaggctggtctcgaactcctggcctcaaccaattcacctgcctcggcctctcaaagtgctgcgattagaggcgcgagccactgcacccaggtgtgtggggtttttttgtttttggggttttttttttttttttttttttctgagacagagtctcgctctgttgctcaggctggagtgcagcggcactatctcggctcactgcaagctccacctcccaggttcacgccattctcctgcctcagcctcccaagtagctgggactacaggtgcccaccaccatacccggctattttttgtatttttagtagagacagggtttcaccgtgttacccaggatggtcttgatctcctgacctcgtgatccacccgccttggcctcccaaagtgctgggattacaggcgtgagccactgcgcccagcccgtgTTGTctttaattgtatgtatttaaggcATACATGATGTTTTGATGCACGTATATGTAGCGAAATGATTACTACAATGAAGCAAAGGAACATATCTGTCTCCTGATGTAATtacctttgtgtatgtgtgtgtagaaagAGTAGCTGAAATCTACTCTTTCGGCAAATTCCCAGTATACAAGGCGGTATTCATGAGCTTGCTTTTATGGGGTGGAAGTTTGCTACAGATTGGCCATAAGCGGGAGTTTATATCTCAGTCTCTTTTCCTCAATTGTTATTGGCATAGAACTTACATAGAGCAAAGTGCAAAAAATCAGACACGTACATCTTCATGAACTTTCACAAACTGAACGCACTCATGCCCAGCACTGAAATCAATGAATAGAATAGCGGATTCATCCCCAGGTGCCTTTTCCTGCCACCCCATCCTGCCTCCCACAAAGGCACCCTCTGTTGTAACAACACCTAGGATTAGTTTGGCTGGTTTTTGTTTCACGTGTAGGGAACCACATGGTATGCACTGTCTTGGGTTTGGATTAACCTCAGCTTTGAGAGATCAAGGCTTAAGGTTGTGCCGGTTGTCATTTGTGAGTTCTGATTGCTGTGAGAAGATCCGATGGGTGCAGATGCCCCAGTATTTATTCATTCTCCTGCTGTTCATTGGCTGGTTTCTGACAAGAGCTATTATGACTGCAGGTTCTGTGCCCCTCAGAACATGAAATTGGTGGGCACGCATGCACAATGTTGAGATAAATGCTGTGTGCAAGGGAAGAGGGTAGACGTATATACAGCTTTTGgggtttgtttgagacggaatatcgatctgttgcccaggctggagtgtagtggcacgatctcggctcactgcaaccctcgcctcccaggttcaagcgattctcccgcctcagcctcccaactagctgggattacaggcacccaccatcaggcctagctaatttttgtatttttgtggagatggtgtttcaccatgtttgcctggctggttttgaattcctgatctcaggtgatctgcctgcctcagcctcccaaagtgctgggattacaagcgtgagccaccacctgtttgttcttttgagacagtctctctctcacccaggctggagtgcactggcgcaatcttgtctcaccgcaacctccacctctgggttcaagcaattctcctgcatcagcctcccgagtagctgagactacaggcgtacgccatcatgcctggctaatttttttgtattttcaatagagaggaggtttcaccatgttggccaggctggtctcaaactcctgacctcaagtaatccgcgcgcttcagcctcctgaagtgctgggattacaggcgtaagccactgtgcccagcctacagcttttgtttttgagacagggccttgctctgtcacccaggctggagtgcagtagctcaatcacaactcactacagccttgatctcctgggctcaagtgatcctcccacttcagcctcc from Gorilla gorilla gorilla isolate KB3781 chromosome 20, NHGRI_mGorGor1-v2.1_pri, whole genome shotgun sequence encodes:
- the LOC101141507 gene encoding putative methyl-CpG-binding domain protein 3-like 3 encodes the protein MGEPAFTSFPSPPVLGKLKRNMMPWALQKKREIHMAKAHRRRAARSALPMRLTSCIFQRPVTRIRSHPDNQVRRRKGDEHLEKPQQLCAYRRLQALQPCSSQGEGSSPLHLESVLSILAPGTASDSLDRAGAERVCSPLEPTPGRFPAVAGGPTPGMGCQLPPPLSGQLVTPADIRRQARRVKKARERLAKALQADRLARWAEMLTCR